From one Agathobaculum sp. NTUH-O15-33 genomic stretch:
- a CDS encoding class I adenylate-forming enzyme family protein, with the protein MQYTYDVTMFRETFESEFTYLNGFMRNVSRFANAPALNDPPSGRRWTYRALNEDANRLAHALHEDGVSKNDVVMFTLLNSPEFVFCYLAAHKVGAIACPVNYRQGAGELALVIDDSRPKVLVYDTAFGELTRQALELAEHKPQRVVMVDERRELTAPTGEISYQDYVADKPADDLPIDFAPHIYDETTRLYTSGTTNRPKGVPINNVNEVLSAHDVMMHFPMSSTDRSMNMTPWFHRGGLHSGGPCPTLYAGGEVIILRDFHPRTCLEYAEKYKVTFLIGVPTIIAMLARAQEHTPADLHALRGIVTMGAPFEKAACEQYMKLLTPNIFNGYGTTESFWNTFLRPYDLPAMAGTAGRSCIDDEVRVVEPCENGHAEPDQTVARDNKAIGEIIIKSPAKSAYSYYNNPEMNAQKFYKGWLYTGDVGTWDENEFITVAGRKDDMIVSAGENIYPTQIEAVLNEHPKVGESAVIGLPDRLRGEQVAAYIVPSDPSLTVEELKEYCVHHPMLSSYKWPRVYRLVDELPHTATGKLMHYKVRELAQKNEI; encoded by the coding sequence TTGCAATATACCTATGATGTGACGATGTTTCGTGAGACTTTTGAGTCAGAATTCACGTATTTAAACGGCTTTATGCGTAATGTGTCACGTTTTGCAAACGCTCCGGCGCTAAACGATCCGCCATCCGGCCGCCGCTGGACGTACCGCGCGCTGAATGAGGACGCGAACCGACTGGCCCACGCACTGCATGAGGACGGCGTTTCTAAAAACGATGTGGTCATGTTCACATTGCTGAACTCGCCGGAGTTTGTGTTCTGCTATCTGGCGGCGCACAAGGTCGGGGCGATCGCCTGTCCGGTCAACTACCGGCAGGGCGCGGGCGAGCTGGCGCTGGTGATTGACGATTCCAGACCGAAGGTTTTGGTATACGATACCGCGTTCGGCGAGCTGACCCGGCAGGCGCTGGAACTGGCCGAACACAAGCCGCAGCGGGTGGTCATGGTGGACGAGCGAAGAGAGCTGACAGCGCCCACGGGCGAGATCAGCTATCAGGATTATGTGGCGGACAAGCCCGCAGACGATTTGCCCATTGACTTTGCGCCTCATATTTATGACGAGACCACTAGACTTTACACCTCGGGCACGACCAACCGGCCCAAGGGCGTGCCGATCAACAATGTAAACGAAGTACTCTCCGCCCATGACGTTATGATGCATTTCCCTATGAGCTCGACCGACCGTTCAATGAATATGACCCCTTGGTTTCACCGCGGCGGTCTGCACTCGGGCGGCCCTTGTCCGACGCTGTACGCGGGCGGCGAGGTAATCATTCTGCGCGATTTTCATCCGCGCACCTGTTTGGAATACGCGGAAAAATACAAGGTCACCTTCTTGATCGGCGTGCCGACAATCATCGCCATGCTGGCCCGGGCGCAGGAGCACACGCCTGCGGATTTACACGCGCTGCGCGGAATCGTCACCATGGGCGCGCCCTTTGAAAAGGCGGCGTGCGAACAGTATATGAAGCTGCTCACGCCCAATATTTTTAACGGCTATGGCACGACGGAGAGTTTCTGGAATACGTTCTTACGGCCCTATGACCTGCCCGCAATGGCGGGCACGGCAGGCCGTTCATGCATCGACGATGAGGTGCGCGTGGTCGAACCCTGTGAAAACGGACATGCGGAACCTGATCAGACCGTCGCGCGGGATAATAAGGCAATCGGCGAGATTATCATCAAATCACCCGCGAAATCCGCCTATAGCTACTATAATAACCCAGAGATGAACGCGCAAAAGTTCTATAAAGGCTGGCTGTATACCGGGGACGTCGGCACGTGGGACGAAAACGAATTCATCACAGTTGCGGGCCGCAAGGACGATATGATCGTTTCCGCGGGAGAAAATATTTATCCAACGCAGATCGAAGCGGTACTGAACGAGCATCCTAAGGTAGGGGAGAGCGCGGTGATCGGCCTGCCCGACCGGCTGCGCGGCGAACAGGTTGCGGCCTATATTGTACCGTCCGACCCGAGTCTGACGGTGGAGGAGCTGAAGGAATACTGCGTGCATCACCCGATGCTATCCTCCTATAAGTGGCCGCGCGTGTACCGGCTGGTGGACGAGCTGCCACACACCGCAACCGGCAAGCTGATGCATTATAAAGTGCGCGAGCTGGCGCAGAAAAACGAAATATAG
- a CDS encoding acyl-CoA dehydrogenase, translating into MDFQLTREQELVRQMMHDFTENEVKPIAAETDKTCEYPRENIEKLFDLGVMGMIVPEQYGGAGADDTCSAIAIEELSKQCASTGDILATHNGLCCGPIMQHGTEEQKQKYLRMLTEGHKVGAFALTEPDAGSDAAKGTCVAELDGDHYVLNGSKIFITNGYVAEVFVVFAMTDKSKGTKGISAFIVESSFPGFSVGKHEEKLGLHGSPTAEIVFTDCIVPKENLLGREGKGFAIAMQTLDGGRIGIAAQSLGIAEGAMEEAMAFTKTREQFGRPIAKFQNTQFVFADMHVAIEAARLLTYKAAAVKTSGARFTLEAATAKLFASETCMKITTQAVQMHGGYGYTKDYPVERMMRDAKITEIYEGTSEIQRVVISGNILGK; encoded by the coding sequence ATGGATTTCCAACTGACCCGTGAGCAGGAGTTGGTCCGGCAGATGATGCACGACTTCACCGAAAACGAAGTTAAGCCCATCGCTGCAGAAACCGATAAAACCTGCGAGTATCCCCGCGAAAATATCGAGAAGCTGTTTGATCTCGGCGTAATGGGCATGATCGTTCCCGAGCAGTACGGCGGCGCCGGCGCGGACGATACCTGCTCTGCCATTGCCATTGAGGAGCTTTCCAAGCAGTGCGCTTCCACGGGCGATATCCTGGCCACCCACAACGGCCTGTGCTGCGGCCCGATCATGCAGCATGGCACCGAGGAGCAGAAGCAGAAGTACCTGCGCATGCTGACCGAAGGCCACAAGGTGGGCGCTTTCGCGCTGACCGAGCCGGACGCCGGCTCCGACGCTGCCAAGGGCACCTGCGTTGCCGAGCTTGACGGTGACCACTATGTTCTGAACGGTTCCAAGATCTTCATCACCAACGGCTATGTTGCCGAAGTGTTTGTTGTATTTGCCATGACCGACAAGTCCAAGGGCACCAAGGGCATCTCCGCTTTCATCGTAGAAAGCTCCTTCCCGGGCTTCTCCGTCGGCAAGCACGAGGAAAAGCTCGGCCTGCACGGTTCGCCCACGGCTGAGATCGTCTTCACCGACTGCATCGTGCCCAAGGAGAACCTGCTCGGCCGCGAGGGCAAGGGCTTTGCTATCGCTATGCAGACGCTCGACGGCGGCCGTATCGGCATCGCCGCGCAGTCGCTCGGCATTGCGGAGGGCGCTATGGAAGAGGCTATGGCCTTCACCAAGACCCGTGAGCAGTTCGGCCGTCCGATCGCTAAGTTCCAGAACACCCAGTTCGTCTTCGCCGATATGCACGTTGCCATCGAGGCTGCCCGCCTGCTGACCTACAAGGCCGCGGCTGTCAAGACCTCCGGCGCGCGCTTCACGCTCGAAGCCGCTACGGCCAAGCTGTTTGCGTCCGAGACCTGCATGAAGATCACCACGCAGGCTGTTCAGATGCACGGCGGCTACGGCTATACCAAGGATTACCCGGTTGAGCGCATGATGCGCGACGCCAAGATCACCGAGATCTACGAAGGCACGAGCGAGATCCAGCGCGTCGTTATCTCCGGCAACATTCTCGGCAAGTAA
- a CDS encoding LTA synthase family protein, whose product MTDKKQGKTGGAIKPLWLAASFFLMAVWCEAAFRLTLGAWGSAGTLLAVLFAPALALAISGAAALLPARGARMLTVAAAAGLWFFYISQAVYFRVFQTCYPLYSLLNGGQVLGFWRQILHAFAERWWQTLLISLPLIVLLCLLQNRAFSARSPRMGVALLFGAFLWHSLALSAVPAFGTGAATPYDAYYNGGSMRAGAEKLGLWNAFRLDAERTLFGFPRGTSLLDAIPEEETEQPRPEEQPRTAYGDNVLPIDFAALNETETDPGVRELNGFFASREPTRQNEMTGVYEGYNLIFLTAEGFSPYAVDQNLTPTLYKMVHQGVTFTNFYNPIWGVSTIDGEYVNCLGLVPKAGVWSLYQSRENALPFALGNQFRALGYQTNAYHNHTFDYYRREVSHPNLGYTYKGLGSGVRVTEEWPESDLEMMQTTLPEYLRNAPFHIYYMTVSGHMEYNFYGNVQAAKHRDKVQGLPYSDACKAYVACHIELDRAMEYLLEQLEAAGIADKTVIAMAPDHYPYGLTNEQISEFLGHAVDPTFELYKSTFILYQPGMEPRTVDKLCWSADILPTLSNLFGLPYDSRLLTGRDIFSDAPPFLLFEDRSFMTDRVRFNASTGEAQWAEGQTPDEAYLERMKQAVSAEFTAAARIIETDYYRHVLPNGAQSASQMK is encoded by the coding sequence ATGACAGATAAGAAACAGGGAAAAACGGGCGGCGCAATAAAGCCGCTTTGGCTTGCCGCCTCGTTTTTTCTGATGGCAGTGTGGTGCGAAGCCGCGTTTCGGTTGACGCTGGGCGCGTGGGGCAGCGCGGGCACGCTGCTTGCGGTGTTGTTCGCACCGGCGCTGGCGCTGGCGATAAGCGGCGCGGCGGCGCTGCTGCCCGCGCGCGGGGCGCGCATGCTTACCGTGGCCGCGGCTGCGGGGCTTTGGTTCTTTTACATATCGCAGGCGGTGTACTTTCGGGTATTTCAGACCTGCTACCCGCTCTATTCGCTGCTGAACGGCGGGCAGGTGCTTGGTTTCTGGCGGCAGATTCTGCACGCTTTCGCCGAGCGCTGGTGGCAAACCTTGCTGATCAGCCTGCCGCTGATCGTGCTGCTGTGCTTGCTGCAAAACCGCGCGTTCAGCGCGCGATCGCCGCGTATGGGGGTGGCGCTGCTGTTCGGCGCGTTTTTGTGGCACAGCCTTGCGCTATCCGCCGTGCCCGCCTTTGGCACAGGCGCGGCCACGCCGTACGACGCTTACTATAACGGCGGCAGCATGCGGGCGGGCGCGGAAAAGCTGGGGCTTTGGAACGCGTTCCGGCTGGACGCGGAGCGCACGCTGTTCGGCTTTCCGCGCGGCACAAGCCTGCTGGACGCCATACCGGAGGAGGAGACAGAGCAACCGCGGCCGGAGGAACAGCCCCGGACGGCGTACGGGGACAATGTGCTGCCGATCGATTTTGCGGCGCTGAACGAGACCGAGACCGACCCCGGGGTGCGGGAGCTGAACGGCTTTTTTGCATCGCGCGAGCCGACGCGGCAAAATGAGATGACCGGCGTCTACGAAGGGTATAACCTTATCTTTTTAACGGCGGAGGGCTTTTCTCCCTACGCGGTAGACCAAAACCTGACGCCGACCCTGTATAAAATGGTGCATCAGGGCGTCACGTTCACCAATTTCTATAACCCCATCTGGGGCGTGTCCACGATCGATGGGGAATATGTCAACTGTCTGGGGCTGGTGCCCAAGGCGGGCGTTTGGAGCCTGTATCAGTCGCGTGAGAATGCGCTGCCGTTTGCGCTGGGCAATCAATTCAGAGCCCTTGGCTACCAGACGAACGCCTACCATAATCACACCTTTGATTACTATCGCCGCGAGGTGTCGCACCCCAATTTGGGCTATACCTACAAGGGCTTAGGCAGCGGCGTGCGCGTGACCGAGGAATGGCCGGAATCCGACCTTGAGATGATGCAAACCACCCTGCCGGAATACTTGCGGAACGCGCCGTTTCATATCTACTATATGACGGTGAGCGGTCACATGGAATACAATTTCTATGGGAACGTGCAGGCGGCAAAGCATCGGGATAAGGTGCAAGGCCTGCCCTATTCGGACGCGTGCAAGGCGTATGTGGCCTGCCATATCGAGCTTGACCGGGCGATGGAATACCTGCTGGAGCAGCTCGAAGCGGCGGGAATCGCGGACAAGACCGTGATCGCCATGGCGCCCGACCACTACCCCTACGGCCTGACAAACGAGCAGATCAGCGAATTTTTGGGTCACGCAGTCGATCCAACGTTCGAGCTTTACAAAAGCACGTTCATTTTGTACCAGCCGGGCATGGAGCCGCGCACAGTCGATAAGCTCTGTTGGAGCGCGGATATTTTGCCGACGCTGAGCAACCTATTCGGCCTGCCGTACGATTCGCGGCTGCTGACCGGACGAGATATTTTTTCCGATGCGCCGCCCTTCCTCCTGTTTGAGGACCGCAGCTTTATGACCGACCGCGTGCGCTTCAACGCGTCGACCGGCGAAGCACAGTGGGCTGAGGGGCAAACGCCGGACGAGGCTTATCTGGAACGGATGAAGCAAGCGGTCTCTGCTGAATTCACGGCGGCCGCGCGTATCATCGAGACCGATTATTACCGGCATGTCCTGCCCAACGGCGCACAAAGCGCATCACAAATGAAATAG
- a CDS encoding polyphosphate polymerase domain-containing protein, whose product MSAYQDVFKRYEKKYVVTQRQYDRLAQALAPRMARDRFAESTIGNIYYDTPDFQLIRRSLDRPAYKEKLRLRTYQTPDAGTEAFVEIKKKYDHVVYKRRIAMRYDEALDYLAGAPAPEDSQISREIDWFRTFYAGLRPAMCICYDRLALFDRYQPELRVTFDSCIRWRTDALDLAAGPDGEQLLAPDTCLMEIKIPEATPLWLARALSEAGIFSCSFSKYGSAYQTMLLDRSEEKRGVFCA is encoded by the coding sequence ATGAGTGCCTATCAGGACGTTTTTAAACGCTACGAGAAAAAATATGTCGTCACCCAACGCCAGTACGACCGGCTGGCGCAAGCGCTCGCCCCGCGCATGGCGCGCGATCGGTTCGCGGAATCGACCATCGGCAACATTTATTACGACACGCCGGATTTCCAGCTGATCCGCCGCTCGCTTGACCGGCCCGCGTATAAGGAAAAGCTGCGCCTGCGCACCTACCAAACGCCGGACGCCGGTACAGAAGCTTTTGTGGAGATCAAAAAGAAATACGACCACGTGGTTTACAAGCGGCGGATCGCCATGCGGTATGACGAGGCGCTGGATTATCTGGCCGGCGCGCCCGCGCCGGAGGACAGCCAGATATCCCGCGAGATCGACTGGTTCCGCACGTTTTACGCAGGTCTGAGACCGGCCATGTGTATTTGCTACGACCGGCTGGCGCTGTTTGACCGGTATCAGCCTGAGCTGCGCGTCACCTTTGATTCATGCATCCGATGGCGCACGGACGCGCTCGATCTGGCCGCCGGGCCGGATGGCGAGCAGCTGCTTGCGCCGGACACCTGCCTGATGGAGATCAAAATACCCGAAGCCACGCCGCTGTGGCTGGCGCGCGCGCTTTCCGAAGCAGGCATTTTTTCTTGCAGCTTTTCCAAATACGGCAGCGCCTATCAGACCATGCTGCTCGACCGGTCCGAAGAGAAACGGGGTGTTTTCTGTGCTTGA
- a CDS encoding DUF4956 domain-containing protein, with the protein MLDALFGSILTAGITPQSFFICMAVSLFLGALVAAVYMFKNTYTQSMAITLALLPVLVQSIILLVNGNLGAGVAVAGAFSLVRFRSAAGTARDITCIFLAMTLGLATGMGYIGIAAATGLAVCLLLTVYSALSFGKKPEEQKELKITIPENLDYTGLFDDLFDTYTRAAELVSVRTTGMGSLYNLHYHITLRSAEIEKEMLDAIRCRNGNLDIICGKVPQVRETL; encoded by the coding sequence GTGCTTGACGCTTTGTTTGGTTCTATTCTCACGGCGGGCATCACGCCGCAGAGCTTTTTTATTTGTATGGCGGTGTCGCTGTTTCTCGGCGCGCTGGTCGCCGCCGTGTATATGTTCAAAAATACCTATACACAGTCCATGGCCATCACGCTGGCGCTGCTGCCGGTCTTGGTACAGTCCATTATTTTGCTGGTGAACGGTAATCTGGGCGCGGGCGTGGCGGTGGCGGGCGCGTTCAGTCTGGTGCGTTTCCGCTCGGCGGCGGGTACGGCGCGCGATATCACCTGTATTTTTCTGGCCATGACGCTGGGGCTTGCCACCGGCATGGGATATATCGGCATCGCGGCGGCAACGGGCCTTGCGGTTTGCTTGCTGCTGACTGTCTACTCGGCGCTGTCGTTTGGCAAAAAGCCCGAGGAGCAAAAGGAGCTGAAAATCACCATCCCGGAAAATCTGGATTACACCGGCCTGTTCGACGATCTGTTTGATACCTACACCCGCGCGGCCGAGCTGGTATCCGTGCGCACGACCGGTATGGGCAGCCTTTACAACCTGCATTATCATATCACGCTGCGCTCGGCGGAGATCGAAAAAGAGATGCTCGACGCGATCCGCTGCCGCAACGGCAATCTGGACATCATTTGCGGCAAGGTGCCGCAGGTACGGGAGACCCTGTAA
- a CDS encoding carbohydrate-binding domain-containing protein, protein MKRLLSALLAACLAACLLPAVACAATDSYTEKNATLIAFTNKGATGTGLYSGYEIDGAAVSITEAGTYVFSGACADGSITVKKAVKDVTLVLGGLDLTSESTAAITLNKDSAATVLAAAGTDNTLADSAATNEEKAAIKVKSGASLMLSGTGTLHVAGNFKNGVKGAAESAITVDELTLDIEASDDGLSCDDALTIRGGNLTITAGGDAIKASPDTTDETAPDTVSKGDITITGGTLRLTATGDGVQADGSLTITGGAFDVTTNGGHQTTLSDTDGSCKGFKAAGALSLTGGVFTVDTADDAFHSNDVLYVTGGSYTITTGDDAFHADNTLAIGTEGSSSTATPHIDIAACYEGLEGAKIYLYSGNIDLTAADDGVNAANGDYGRVQNAFALYILGGELTIDAGGDGLDSNGDIVMTGGTVEVFGAASGGDGALDYDGAFTQTGGTLLAVGMSQMAQAPTASAGTQDYVAFGQLSQMGGGMGGHGGMGGGQRPENSTPGGGTPPSGENGARPSPPTEGAPMDDETGTRPEKGRMGTRPESGLGDAGEAAASALGIAKGSALVIKNSAGETLYNTEARKTAESVVFSSPAVAGGETYTLVVDGAEAASAEATEATGTGDADTSFSLSEAGFDETGNDDAAAAQPVRDWLGAAVRYAASSGLMNSAIWQWLAALF, encoded by the coding sequence ATGAAACGGTTATTATCCGCGCTGCTGGCGGCGTGCTTGGCGGCGTGCTTGCTGCCGGCGGTCGCCTGCGCGGCCACGGACAGCTATACCGAAAAAAACGCGACGCTGATCGCGTTTACGAACAAGGGGGCCACGGGCACGGGCCTATACAGCGGCTACGAGATCGACGGCGCCGCCGTGTCCATTACAGAGGCGGGCACCTATGTGTTTTCCGGCGCGTGCGCGGACGGCAGTATTACCGTCAAGAAAGCGGTAAAGGACGTTACGCTGGTGCTCGGCGGGCTTGACCTGACCTCTGAAAGCACCGCGGCGATCACGCTGAATAAGGACAGCGCGGCGACGGTGCTCGCCGCGGCGGGAACGGATAACACACTGGCCGATTCGGCCGCGACAAACGAGGAAAAGGCCGCGATCAAGGTGAAAAGCGGCGCGAGCCTCATGCTTTCCGGCACGGGTACGCTGCACGTGGCGGGCAATTTCAAAAACGGCGTTAAGGGCGCGGCGGAGTCCGCGATCACGGTAGACGAGCTGACGCTTGATATCGAAGCGTCGGACGACGGACTTTCGTGTGACGACGCGCTGACCATACGCGGCGGCAATCTCACGATCACGGCGGGCGGCGACGCGATCAAGGCTTCGCCCGATACGACCGACGAGACCGCGCCCGATACGGTCTCCAAAGGCGACATCACGATCACCGGCGGCACGCTGCGGCTGACCGCGACCGGCGACGGCGTGCAGGCGGACGGCAGCCTGACGATCACCGGCGGCGCGTTTGATGTGACCACGAACGGTGGGCACCAAACGACGCTCTCGGATACGGACGGCTCGTGTAAGGGCTTTAAGGCGGCGGGCGCGCTCTCGCTCACCGGCGGCGTCTTTACGGTGGATACGGCGGACGACGCTTTTCACTCGAACGACGTGCTCTATGTTACGGGCGGGAGCTATACCATCACAACCGGCGACGATGCGTTCCACGCGGATAACACGCTGGCGATCGGAACCGAGGGTTCGTCGTCCACGGCGACGCCTCATATCGATATTGCGGCTTGCTACGAAGGGCTGGAAGGCGCTAAGATCTATTTATACAGCGGTAATATCGACTTGACCGCGGCGGATGACGGCGTGAACGCCGCGAACGGCGACTATGGCCGCGTCCAGAACGCGTTTGCGCTCTACATCCTCGGCGGCGAGCTTACGATCGACGCGGGCGGCGACGGGCTGGATTCCAACGGCGATATCGTGATGACAGGCGGCACGGTGGAGGTGTTCGGCGCGGCGAGCGGCGGCGACGGCGCGCTCGATTACGACGGCGCGTTTACCCAGACGGGCGGTACGCTGCTCGCCGTCGGCATGAGCCAGATGGCGCAGGCGCCGACCGCTTCGGCGGGCACGCAGGATTATGTGGCCTTTGGCCAGCTCAGCCAAATGGGCGGCGGTATGGGCGGACACGGCGGCATGGGAGGCGGCCAAAGGCCGGAAAACAGTACGCCGGGAGGCGGCACCCCGCCGTCCGGCGAGAATGGAGCGCGCCCCAGCCCACCTACGGAGGGCGCGCCAATGGACGACGAGACCGGTACACGCCCGGAAAAAGGCCGGATGGGCACGCGGCCGGAGAGCGGTTTGGGCGACGCAGGTGAGGCGGCCGCCAGCGCCCTTGGTATCGCAAAGGGAAGCGCGCTGGTGATCAAAAACAGCGCGGGAGAGACGCTATACAACACCGAAGCGAGAAAAACAGCGGAAAGCGTGGTGTTCAGTTCACCGGCGGTAGCGGGCGGCGAGACCTATACGCTGGTGGTCGACGGCGCGGAGGCCGCTTCCGCGGAAGCGACGGAGGCGACCGGAACGGGCGATGCGGACACCTCGTTTTCCCTCAGCGAAGCCGGGTTTGACGAGACTGGAAACGACGACGCTGCGGCCGCTCAGCCGGTGCGTGACTGGCTGGGCGCTGCCGTGCGGTATGCGGCGTCCTCCGGGCTCATGAACAGCGCGATCTGGCAGTGGCTTGCGGCGCTCTTCTAA
- a CDS encoding sigma-70 family RNA polymerase sigma factor — protein MQISQQAVRAKQDQPFLERFIQSQEPFILRAASKYAGRAVTRSDDEFSVAMLAFYEAVRGYDAESGSFGSFAYLVVGRRLTDYYRAARRFDPEVSLAPQTFDGDVDAACADAAVQFAVAEKLAEPGPASAADEIEAADALFGEYGFSFYDLADCSPRADKTRKGCARAIAALLRTAVLFAELQNTHSLPIKALAAASGVPKKLIERHRRYIIAAALLLDGDYPMLSEYLQTIRREAGLCGR, from the coding sequence ATGCAGATCAGCCAGCAAGCGGTGCGCGCAAAGCAGGATCAGCCGTTTTTAGAGCGGTTCATCCAGTCGCAGGAGCCGTTCATCCTGCGCGCGGCTTCCAAATACGCGGGCCGCGCGGTCACGCGCAGCGACGATGAGTTTTCCGTCGCCATGCTGGCCTTTTACGAGGCGGTTCGCGGATACGACGCGGAAAGCGGCTCGTTCGGCTCGTTTGCGTATTTGGTGGTCGGGCGGCGGCTGACCGATTATTACCGCGCCGCGCGCCGGTTCGATCCCGAGGTGTCGCTCGCCCCGCAGACCTTTGACGGCGATGTGGACGCGGCCTGCGCGGACGCGGCCGTACAGTTTGCCGTGGCGGAAAAGCTGGCCGAGCCCGGCCCGGCCAGCGCGGCGGACGAGATCGAAGCGGCGGATGCGCTGTTTGGCGAATACGGCTTTTCCTTTTATGATCTCGCCGATTGCTCACCCCGCGCGGATAAAACAAGGAAGGGCTGCGCACGCGCCATCGCCGCGCTGCTGCGCACGGCCGTATTGTTTGCCGAACTGCAAAACACGCATAGCCTGCCGATCAAGGCGCTCGCGGCCGCGAGCGGCGTTCCTAAAAAACTGATCGAGCGGCACCGGCGCTATATCATCGCCGCCGCGTTGCTGCTGGACGGCGACTATCCCATGCTTTCGGAATATTTACAGACCATACGAAGGGAGGCCGGCTTATGCGGGCGGTGA
- a CDS encoding anti-sigma-I factor RsgI family protein, protein MRAVIVETRGGRAAALGLDGVVYLIDAKGRSVGQHVSIGARRGRKWKKPLTWAACVAVLCAMATTGVYAAYEPYAYVGIDADSSIEYTLNRFDQVLDVRAGDDASDALADELAREVKRFTHIDTALDHTVETLYEDGYLRGTDDDLMRISVSAKGKDKAGVLKEHIGERMSGERRDGKRRPPAEIVPVSHEERRRAPKPAE, encoded by the coding sequence ATGCGGGCGGTGATCGTAGAGACGCGCGGCGGGCGCGCGGCCGCGCTTGGATTGGACGGCGTGGTCTACCTGATCGACGCGAAAGGCCGGTCGGTGGGGCAGCACGTCAGCATAGGCGCGCGCCGCGGCCGAAAATGGAAGAAACCGCTGACTTGGGCGGCCTGCGTAGCCGTGCTGTGCGCAATGGCGACGACCGGCGTATACGCCGCCTACGAGCCGTACGCCTATGTCGGTATCGACGCGGATTCTTCGATCGAATACACACTCAACCGTTTCGATCAGGTGCTGGACGTACGCGCGGGTGACGATGCCTCCGACGCGTTGGCGGACGAGCTTGCGCGCGAGGTAAAACGGTTCACCCATATTGATACCGCGCTCGATCATACGGTCGAAACGCTGTATGAGGACGGTTATCTGCGCGGCACGGACGACGACCTGATGCGGATATCGGTCTCCGCCAAAGGGAAAGACAAAGCGGGCGTGTTGAAGGAGCACATAGGCGAGCGCATGAGCGGCGAGCGGCGCGACGGCAAGCGCCGTCCACCGGCAGAGATCGTTCCGGTCAGCCATGAGGAGCGCCGCCGCGCGCCTAAACCGGCGGAATAA
- a CDS encoding helix-turn-helix transcriptional regulator — MEPIKRLDIDEHKRELLEQRQPSVPYHVHEDRLDLFFNHEIPWHWHTLFEFSYILEGEIEYHWSEGMHTVRAGQALFINSNTMHRIQPAGGQDCCRLRTILFDQHFLSGAYNSTLEQKYFLPILQCADIQVYPILSDQEAGALMVAALLRAMASDGAKQPGFEFQVQRHLADLWMMLFEQTRGLREQSLPKNDVNVERLKEMITYIRTHFAEELSLADIAAAAKIGERECLRCFRKTLSISPVAYLNQYRVHMAAQALVQTSKTVLAVSEECGFSSNSYFTKVFRKIMHCTPKEFQQRGGTG; from the coding sequence ATGGAACCGATCAAACGTCTGGATATTGACGAGCATAAGCGCGAGCTGTTGGAACAGCGGCAGCCGAGCGTGCCCTATCATGTGCACGAGGACCGGCTCGACCTTTTTTTCAACCACGAGATCCCGTGGCATTGGCACACGCTGTTTGAATTTTCCTATATTTTAGAAGGCGAGATAGAGTACCACTGGTCCGAAGGCATGCATACCGTTCGCGCCGGTCAGGCGCTTTTTATCAACAGCAACACCATGCATCGAATCCAGCCGGCCGGCGGGCAGGACTGCTGCCGGCTGCGCACCATTCTGTTTGACCAGCATTTTCTGTCCGGCGCGTATAACAGCACGCTGGAGCAAAAGTACTTTCTGCCTATTTTGCAGTGCGCGGACATACAGGTCTATCCGATCTTGTCCGATCAGGAAGCGGGCGCCTTGATGGTGGCGGCGCTGCTCAGGGCGATGGCGAGCGACGGCGCCAAGCAGCCGGGGTTTGAATTTCAGGTGCAGCGGCATTTGGCGGACCTATGGATGATGCTGTTTGAGCAAACGCGTGGGCTGCGCGAGCAAAGCCTTCCCAAAAACGACGTTAACGTCGAGCGGCTCAAGGAAATGATCACATATATCAGAACGCATTTCGCGGAGGAGCTCTCGCTGGCCGATATCGCCGCGGCGGCCAAGATCGGAGAGCGGGAATGCCTGCGCTGCTTCCGCAAAACCCTGTCGATCAGCCCGGTGGCCTATCTGAACCAATACCGCGTCCATATGGCCGCGCAGGCGTTGGTACAGACAAGCAAAACCGTGCTGGCCGTGAGCGAGGAATGCGGTTTCAGCTCGAACAGCTATTTTACCAAGGTGTTTCGGAAGATCATGCACTGTACGCCAAAGGAATTCCAGCAGCGGGGCGGCACGGGCTGA
- a CDS encoding helix-turn-helix domain-containing protein encodes MNEQKTVFQINDYGHIHLKLSEMLEASGLSRNALARNAHTRFEVIDRWCENHVEKLDLDILARICYVLECRVDDLIEYVEK; translated from the coding sequence ATGAATGAGCAAAAAACCGTATTCCAAATCAATGATTACGGCCATATTCATCTAAAGTTAAGTGAAATGCTCGAAGCGAGCGGGCTGTCCCGCAATGCGCTGGCCCGCAATGCCCATACCCGCTTTGAGGTGATCGACCGCTGGTGTGAAAACCATGTGGAGAAGCTTGATCTGGACATTTTGGCCCGCATTTGCTACGTACTGGAATGCCGGGTCGACGATCTGATCGAATATGTGGAAAAATAA